The following are from one region of the Arcobacter defluvii genome:
- the exbB gene encoding TonB-system energizer ExbB, translating to MNIEVLKNLIDYGVIALLLFMSFISFWFFVERIIFYKKLDVKSFKNKKQLDVALTKHLTIIGTIASNSPYIGLLGTVLAIMLTFMTMGSGDIDAAKIMSSLALALKATAIGLVVAISSQIFYNILGRYAEVLESHYETEEI from the coding sequence ATGAATATCGAAGTTTTAAAAAATCTTATAGATTATGGAGTTATTGCTCTTTTACTTTTTATGAGTTTTATCTCATTTTGGTTTTTTGTTGAAAGAATAATTTTTTATAAAAAGTTAGATGTAAAAAGTTTTAAAAACAAAAAACAACTTGATGTTGCATTAACAAAACATCTAACAATCATAGGAACAATAGCTTCAAATTCGCCTTATATTGGATTGCTTGGAACGGTGTTGGCTATTATGCTTACTTTTATGACTATGGGAAGTGGAGATATTGATGCAGCAAAAATCATGAGTTCATTAGCGCTTGCTTTAAAAGCAACTGCTATTGGACTTGTAGTTGCTATTAGTTCTCAGATTTTTTATAATATTTTGGGACGTTATGCTGAAGTTTTGGAGAGTCATTATGAAACTGAAGAAATATGA
- the exbD gene encoding TonB system transport protein ExbD encodes MKLKKYDSINVIPFIDVLLVLLTIVLMTSTFITKGIIPISLPKASNAENLKVNKEIIIVIKEDGTLFCNNNIEGLKNIEEHILQFSKDTPIHINSDKNSKFEIFVSVLNMLKRYEYSNISIVTKK; translated from the coding sequence ATGAAACTGAAGAAATATGATTCAATAAATGTAATTCCATTTATTGATGTATTACTTGTTTTATTAACTATTGTTTTGATGACATCAACTTTTATTACAAAAGGAATAATTCCGATATCTCTTCCCAAAGCATCAAATGCTGAAAATTTAAAAGTAAATAAAGAGATAATTATAGTAATAAAAGAGGATGGAACTCTATTTTGTAATAATAATATAGAGGGTTTAAAGAATATAGAAGAACATATTTTACAATTTTCTAAAGATACACCAATTCATATAAATAGTGATAAAAATTCAAAATTTGAAATTTTTGTATCTGTTTTAAATATGTTAAAAAGATACGAATATTCAAATATTTCAATTGTGACTAAAAAATGA
- a CDS encoding energy transducer TonB, producing the protein MKRYFNSFIIALVFYSSFAFGIFYFFIDKKIITKDSQVVQKISLNHIELKPEPVVNQIKEKKIIQEEIKEQIKEEIKPEPIEKVIKKEEKKKVQKKPKEKKIEKEKVVKKQEIKEQKNSTKEEVVKENIVNNNIQKETKELSATKPVVDEKKEYLEKHLALIRNLINQNVKYPLKARKLSIQGVVTVRFKINENGTVENIIIVDGHKFLQNATIEAIQEASRNFPKTNKSIEIQIPIEYKLI; encoded by the coding sequence ATGAAAAGATATTTTAATTCTTTTATTATTGCATTAGTTTTTTATAGTTCTTTTGCTTTTGGAATTTTCTATTTTTTTATAGATAAAAAGATAATTACAAAAGATTCTCAAGTAGTTCAAAAAATATCTTTAAATCATATTGAGTTAAAACCTGAGCCAGTTGTTAATCAAATAAAAGAAAAAAAGATTATACAAGAAGAAATAAAAGAGCAAATTAAAGAAGAAATAAAACCAGAACCAATAGAAAAAGTAATTAAAAAAGAAGAAAAGAAAAAGGTTCAAAAAAAGCCAAAAGAGAAAAAAATAGAAAAAGAAAAAGTAGTTAAAAAACAGGAAATAAAAGAGCAGAAAAATTCTACAAAAGAAGAAGTTGTAAAAGAAAATATAGTAAATAATAATATACAAAAAGAAACTAAAGAATTATCAGCTACAAAACCAGTAGTTGATGAAAAAAAAGAGTATTTAGAAAAACATTTAGCACTTATTAGAAATTTGATAAATCAAAATGTAAAATATCCTTTGAAAGCTAGAAAATTATCTATTCAAGGAGTTGTAACAGTAAGATTTAAAATCAATGAAAATGGAACTGTTGAAAATATTATTATAGTTGATGGTCATAAATTTTTACAAAATGCAACAATTGAAGCTATACAAGAGGCTTCAAGAAATTTTCCTAAAACAAATAAAAGTATAGAAATTCAAATTCCAATAGAGTATAAGTTAATCTAA